The region atgtatttttttaaattaaatctctCCTATTATCCTCTTATATAGTATGAAGTGCAGTATGGAATACTACAGGGAGCGAGCAATTCAGCTTCTGGGTATTGTAAGAGGAGTGGTAGTTCCTAGTAATGCAATAAACACAACCAAATTCTGATAGATTACTGCTTACAGGAGACATGGAGAAAAAAGTTACTGTTACCTTCTTTAAGCTCCTCTGCAGGTTCAGATAGAGACAGACATAAAACAATTAGTTTTGAGAAGACAGCCTatactaagattaaaaaaaaaaaaaaatccaaccagcATTGTCcaatacatttcagaaatgcGGGAAACAGGTACCGCAGTgtttaaatcttaaaatatgcCTGTTCAAGCCTGAATTCTCAGTTTCCAAAGAATGAGAGACTCAGCTACAGCATCTGTGTCAGTATTGTACTTGCAAAACACATCTCATAGATGTTCAACTACTGATTAATTTAAAGTAAAATGTAGGATAGCAAATATTTGCACCTTTATTTCTCTGACTGTCTGGATACAGCAGAGAACTGACTCAGCACTGAGTAGTGAATGGGATTTGCAAGAGTAATCCTCAAGTGCAGTTATCAGAAACATAGCCTGAAAACAAAAGCCTGCCCTGTAGATCTGCCGGTTCTGTCCAAAAGCTTTGGGCATTGCCTGAGAGGTGGAAGAGAACAAAGCACCTGTGACAAGAGAAGGCCCAACTGGCACTTAGGAACCTTGTGGAGAAGAGCAAGTGTAAGGTGGAACAACATTTTCTCTGCAGGATTACCAGGTATCTCAAACAAGAAATTTAGCAGTAGTAGATTTATTTTAGtggaaaaatgatttcttttagAAGACTTCAGTTTTGTAGAACTCTGAATATGCTGTAAATAGGTATCTGttccctaaaaaaacccaccaaaaaacaacaaaccccaaaccagcttgcttaaaaaataaaagcactggtTGATTGTATGTCTTATACATAAATCATtcattttataaaagcatttctgGTTTTTATGTGCCAGCCACACACATAATCAGTAATCCAGAACAGCTCTCCTCTTTACCGCATCAACTCCTACAGGCACTGGGGGTTCAGGCTTCCATTACTCTAAGGTAATCCAATTGTCTGCTGACATCAGTGCAGCCCCTGCTGTCACAGCTTGTATAACTGATTAGGGTTTGATAAATAGATCTGGTACAGATGCACGAGAAGAAACACTCACACTTGTGGGATAACAGGACAAAAATCTTACTACTAAGGTAATCAGAGAGCAAGAGGAAGACTTAAGGCAACAGGATTTTACATAATGACTTTTCAAGTCAGAATGACTTCTAAAGCTAAAATGGCATTCTGTTTTTTGTCACCTGCTTGTTTTTAAGACAGTTGTTAGTCTCTGGACACCTGTCTCGCAGCAGAACAATAGCAAGGAATTTGTAGTTAGGTGAGAGGAACTTACCAGACTCAAATGTTTCTTCATCTTGTTTAGTAATCCAGATagcaaagatattaaaataaattaaaaatttaattcttttcctcCTATAGAATTTCAGAATCAGCAATCAGTTTTCCAGCTCCTATCCGTCTGTCTTACTTTCCCCACTTCCCTCTACACTGAGGTGGCAAAATACAGCTCAACCATGCTTGAATTAACTGTCTGGTCTCTCTCCACCCAGTTCTACAGGATCACATCCCTCCATGAGAGCTTTCTGAATTACTTTGGGAGAAGGAAGAATGAGGTTTGCTGCTTTAGGGACCAAGTCAAGCCAGCAGTCTTCATATGTACTATTTACATGTGAAAACATATTCTTGCTCAGTGCCTAAAAATGTATTCTCCTGAGATGAGTTTCTAACAATCAATTGTCTGGGTTCTCCAAGACTACAATCCTCTGTGGCATTAAATCTACAATAGGCAAAAACTGTGGTAACATTAGAGCCACAGTCCAAAACATGTATCAAAACGGTTGGATCTCACTCAGGCAGATATTTTTGGGGTGGTCTCTCTTTTCGGCACAACACTTCACTATAAGCACTGTACACCATAACTGCAAATGGCTCATTTTAATACACTAGCATAGGATAAGATTTCCAGGGTATGAAAAGCAGAACGAGTAGTTAGTTTTATCTGGGAAACAAAACCAGGCTTTAACTAGCTACTGCCCTGAAGCAAACAGAAGAATCTCAAGTGAATTCAGTTACCTGTTTCCACACACTTCTCATCAATCTGCATGTCATCCTCTACAGatcaacacaaggaaaaaaaattcatctgcATCAGAAAAACACTGCGGAGGGGAACCTTACAGATCTTACAAGACTGAACTCAGacatcagaaagaaaatatttgaagctCATATCAAGCTTTAGACATCTGTAAGGATTTTAACACTGTTAACTCCAACTAACTGATGTTCCCTGACTTTAGTGAGCAAGAGGCTCTTCTTAAACTAGTGCTCCGAAGGCCTTGTGGCAGAGGCAAACACGTCTAACTTGAATTCTCCTTTAGAAACAATAAAAGGTTTAACATGGCTGTCACTCTGTTTATCCTGTAGATACCTATTTATTAAGTATTACTGTGACAGAATATAATTTTCCACTCACTCTCTTCTCTTGTAGCTTTTATAAGTGTGTTTCTTTCCAATATGCTTCACTCAAGGgaactgttttgtttggttgattttactatttttacaaggaagaaaaggataaGATTGATTCagctccctctccatccccagacCACATCAATTCACGTTCCTGAAATGCAGTCTCATGGGCTCAGGCAATCTCATGGGATCACAACACTGCACTGTTCGTGTGTTCTGTTCTTGAGTGCCCCTCCAGATAGGCCCAGTATGACCTATTTTCCAGTTACAGGGCAATTGTCAGGGCATCTGTCAACCATATTCTGCCCATATGTATCCTTTAAAGAAATACTCTCTTGGAACTGCTCAGGTCAGCTGTTGAAGatgggagagaaagaaggaaaggaaaagaaaaagaggaaaaagtagtcTTTCCTTCCTCCAATCAACCCATCTAAACTGTCGGTTCCCTACCAGATAATGCAGAGCTTAAGTTTCCACTTTAAGACAATGTAAGCTTCTACTATTTCAAGTGAAAAAAGACTTGATTTCAATTATGCTAAGCACACAAAATGCCAAGAACTTGGGTTTCTTTTGCATGCATTTACCAAACTGCCTGATTTCTGGCAACTTTTAAAAAAGCCTATAAAACAATGTGCTATATTGATTCCAGGAACAGGAATGCAATGTTGTCCAGATATGATCTCCTACCTTCTTCCACAGTGCTTACTGCCCACAGCATATCCATTGAAGCAGTTAAAAGGCAATAAAATTACGGTGAAAGAGCGCTCCAGCTCTAACAAACAAAGCAGTAAGTGTGAGAAGAATCCTAGGCAATGAAACACACTCAATCTGGGAGTTATCAAAAGAGATATTTTATACTAATATAAAGAACCATGaagaaaatggagagagagaaaacaggaagaatgtTCTTTGTCTGGGAATAATAGCATGTTTACAGAAAGTTACAGTTGGCAGAGGATAATGTTTCTGGATTGTCACCATGAATAAACTCATGTGCAGCATAGGTTGTCTTAGACCTCAAGGAAAAAGTTCTGTCTTTCTCTCAGTAGTTTTGATGACAAAGAAACATTCTAAACATATTGCAGGCATCTTCCTATGCAGAACTGTTATCTGTGTTCCTCGAAAGCCAGGCTAGTACAATTGTCACCTCAGACTTATTCACACCCAATTCTCCTAGAGAGAACTGGCTCTCCTAGAGAGCTCCTAGATCTTACAGACTTCAGGAGTTGAATTCACAGGTTCTCTCACAGTCAGATCCCAAGTACACTAGAAAAAACAACTACCTCCACCAGTACTTCAGGTACAACTACGATTAAGTATTTGTTTTCCTGGGGATAGTTAACACACTTCTGAGGTTACAATCTAGCTCCAGAAACAATGTCTTTGAATTAAATTGAATTGTATGACCTTCTATTTCAGTATCCCTGGAAACAGAGACAAGACTGACCTTTCTTTCCTACTCTACCATTCAAATAACTTTTCACTCACACATTGATGATTTGAGACAGAGATGGGGCTGGAAAGGCTGAGACCACCAGAATTCTCGCTGCTTCCTACATAGAAATAAATTTATCACAGTTAAACAAAATAGTCCACAAGCACATTATGCTCCAGTCAGATTGACAGCTTACAAATAAGATCAATCAGTACTGAGCTGATAGAAGACACCGAGAATGGAAACATTACCTATGTTTTAGCCCACTGCAAAGTCCTCAAAGAAAGCCGACATGCTACCAgaactatttaaagaaaatttccaaATCATCAGCCCAAAAGTATTTAGAGTATTTTGAGTTTATATATAAGGACAGGAAGATAAGCCATAATGTGGTACGGACTCCTGGAAGTAGGAAAGTGTGCTACTGCTATGGGTAGTAGTACTACTGCCGCTGTTACTACACAGAGCCTCTTGCTTGCAGCCACAGTCACAACCTAGTTTGATTTCCACCTTCATTAGACAGACCACAGCTAGGTTTGGATATAGTACAAACCAAAGTTTATCATCTACAATTGCATGGCCTTATGTTTTCCTGAGGATAACACAGACAGGACACATGGTTAGGGGATCAAACTGAAAAGTGTCCTACAGGAGTTTTACCTACTCCATTTCTGAAAGCACGTAGTGTAAAAATAACAGActatttatgcagaaaataatagGCAAGGGATCCTTGTTCTTCCTTCAgcatgtttttttgtttctctcttttcttttaatctggTCTACTCAGTTTTAACCAAAGCTGAAGAGGTTGTTCATGCCACACAGGACATcgttaaaaaaatagtttcttgaTACAGCCGTGCCCTTATACTATATGTTTAGTATCCCACTCTTCTCAGGTGTTTTCAAAAGCTCGTTCTCACATAGGCACTCTTaggggaaggaaagcaagaagTCAGAGAACAGAAAGGACAAAGACGTTTGTCAGATGTCACTCTGAATCATACTGCTATATAActtctgaaagttttaaacaGCAAAGTCTGAATAACTGGCTACTTTTTGAACTGgaaatcagaaaaattaagacTTCTTTACCTTTTAAGAAGATGATTTGAGGGTATAAGACCAGCACAGGCACTGAGATCTGAAACTTTCCTGGCCTGCCACCAGAGAGCATCATTCTGGTCCACAATCTGGAGTATTTCACCCTTCTTAAAAGGCAAACCTGCGTCAGCACATGGTATAGCAGGATCTTGCAAGGGCCAGTAATCTGCCATTGCTCGCACATAGAGCTGGTAAAGAAAATATACATGAGTAAGCGGAAGCCATGTTTAGAACAGCTACAACATGAGCTTTATAATCACAGGGCCAGATATTGCTGCTACTTAAGTCTATTCGTGATGAGTCAAAGTTATAAAAACAAGATCCAAGTCCCAAACCCTATCTGTTCattaagggagaaaagaaaagaatcttgTACATTGTGAAAAGAATTGACCTTCAACCTGTAGGTCACTCTGAAAATGTCTTCATTACCTTTAACACAACTGTATTTCAGCTTACTATCTTTACTGTCTCAGCAGTAGCAATAGCATCCTGTTAGCTGAGAGGTAGCCATGAAGGCGAGTAATGCTTTAAGGATTGCAATAAAATTCTAAGTGACAGCATTTCTTTGTATCACACCATTAGACATTATGGGGGTAGCTGTTTGCAGTAACAATTCGGAAAAAAAGAATGTCTCTTACTGTTGTTTGGTTGCTGACAGGCCGATCAGAAACTGGAATTAATTTGAACATAATTGTCCCCTGAGACAGGGCCTAAATGATTAAAAAAGGATTGAAATATGACTGGTATTCAACTCAAATAATGAAACATCAGCAGCACAAACTTAACACAACATGGTTTTGAGGTTACTATAATGTCTATATTACAAATAGAATTTAGGCAGACAGGGTCAATATgataatactgtatttttttccaaaaggaaactCAAGAATGAAACTTCAAATTcttgctaaatatttttcattcaatGAAATCTATGTTTcattataaatatatacaatttcAACATTAATTGATACCAAACTTTTGTACTGAAATCTAATTTAAATTAGCGGCAGGGTCTGGTTAGACAAGTGATgtaaaggggggaggaaaaaaaatatttaagaattaagCTTTCCAATGCAGCTTATATTTCTTATACCTAGAAGTAGTACAATCAAGGAAATAACACATAGAAAGACTTGATACTGGTTACATATAGCAATACCTTACTGACTGGCACTAACACTTTGCAGTGAAGAACCCTGAAAGACTGTGGGTAAAATGATGAGTAACAGGGACAGGTCAACAGATTTCTTCATGAGAATTCTGACAACAGTAATTATCACTGCCCTTTTTTTCAAGGCGAGGTATGTAGCTTACAAGCTTATTCACTCTGCTTTAGTGCATTTTGTAACATGGACTCTTATTAGAACACCACCTTTCCATGACTTTCTTGTGGAATATTAACTGAGTGGAACTTCCAGAAAAATTAGGAATCAGTAAAGTctgaataaattaatattttccccaGAAGCTGTAGGTGAAATTAAGGAATTAGGCCACAATTAAGTTAATTTCTGTGCAGAACAGGGGTTAGATTGAATTCTGGTTTCATACATTCTGATTTCATGAGCAATTGTGAACTTCACCCACAGTAAGGAATctgaattttctgttaaaaacGTCAGACTTTCTCTTCTAAGAgtgtgagtgagtgagtgagtgtaAGAAAGAGAAACAGCATATAGTTACTCTTAAGgtacaaagtagaaaaaagatTCAATACCAGAATATTAATAACTTGCTCAGGCTCAAGTCCCTCAACAGGAACTCCATTTACTTCTACCAGTTTGTCTCCAGCATACAGCAACCCTACAgtgaaaacaaagatgaaagcagcagcagagtttCAGCCACAGCATGGATTATCTTGGGTAGGTGAGGTGGGGACACAAAGATATACCACAGCTTTGGAAGTCAGCATTAAAAGTTTCCATACATCAGGTATGCAGGAAGACATTTTGGAGTTAGGCTATATTGCCCCTGGATAGGACTGCAGACTTCTACGGGTCACAAGAAGCTTGCATGCTGcagtttttttatttcctcccacctcccccatACAACATATTTACAATCTATTGATGATTTGccttaaaagcagcagaaacattttaatatagCTCCATTTCCCAAAGTAATTTCTGAACCTATTCTAGCTAAACCCATTATATTAATAGACCGTGAGACTTGCAGTCAGACCCTTAAAAATTCCAGACGCAGTGGGAGGCCTTGGGACTCCTCTCTGTCCTTTACAAAGTCTTTACAATATTGTTTACTTCTACATTTTCCTTCAGCTCAATTAAAACATTAATCAAACCAGGAAGTTAATCATCTATTGTCTacagtttgtgttttcttctttatacAACGGccagaaaatactaaaaagaaCTATTTTATAATGATTACAGTTCAATTTTACTTCTGATGTTTTACATTTTAGTTATGTTACGTTTCCCAAGGAGTGTGGAACACCTTTAATCCTAGGATGGCAAAGTAGTAACATTTCCAAGGAAACTCCTTGGAAGATTGCTTAGCAACTAGTGCTACCAAAGTGTTTAATAGACTCGTGCCCTGAGCAGACAAGGCACTGAAGAAGTAATACTACATATTCCTTATCTTATAGAATCAGACTACTGatgttttccatttctccatTAGGGAATGAGCTGCTGGTATTCATACTACGCTGCAGTTTGGGATATTCCTGATCGATCTCATGATCTCATTTATCCAGGTATTGGTGCCAAGAATACATAATGAAAACTGGATTTGTACCTCAACTCAGTCTCAAATATAGCACATTCATATGAAAATTAATGAAACCAGAATCAAAGTCACTGCAATGTATCATTATTTACAGTGCTGTTCAATGTACACATCTTCTTGCTCTATGATGGAAGACTAATTGTAGAAGCGAAGCTATTATCTTACTTCAAATATcttatttcaaatttaattttttgtattaCTGTGTTTCAAATTATACGTACCACTTCTGTCTGCTAGCCCACCATGGATCACACGGGCAACCGTTATGTCACCTGTTATCTCATGGCGTTTAATGGTGGCACCCtggcaaataaaaacaaagaaaaaacacactgaTCACTGAAGAATGTCCCCACAAGTTTCCTTTCACATCACAAGTCTGACCTTCGCAATGATAAAAAGGCATTGGAAGATACAGCCTTTTTAACAGCACACAGATCTAGTGATAACGTATCATTATTAGTACTAAGTCCTTCAATGTCTTCAACTTCCATCATACTAAAATAACCTCATTGACCTACTGTAAGAAAtcttttctgtctcaaatatTACAGCTATCTTTTCCTAAAACAGTTAAGCTGTACGATGTTTTCCGCCTATAAGCACAAAGTATTTCTAAAGAACCTTTCAGagtctctcctcccttccttagTACTTTGGCCAAGGGAGTAACTCTCAATCCTATTTGCATTTTCATGATATGAGATAAAAACATCTGCCAAATGTTCAAACcctgagcagacaagggtttgaACCTGCTCTAGTTGCCCCCACACTGAGCAGGGCTACATGGTCTGCTGAGGccctttccaacctcaacaattcttgTCATTCTATAAAACAATCTCTGCACACAATCTCTGCGACGTTTCTGGAAAGAAACCAATATGCATGTGATGCATTATCAATGCTTGTGTAAGTTAGTTAAGATAATTTGACAGACATAGAAAGCTCTCTCACCAGAGGCTGGTTGTTTTTCACTAAGCAGACAATCCTCATAGCTTCCTCATTTTCAGGTATGTTGTCTGGCAGTGGTGGAAGAGTTGGTTCAAAATCTTTCTGGGCCACAGTATCATGAGCAGATAGCAAGGCCTGttacaaacaaaaacaagcaaaccaaccaaccatAAGCCAAGATCACACAATAGAACAGCTTTAAATGGTGActggacagaaaacagaaaccagTGAATAAGTTCCTATGTGAACATAGATCCCTTTCACACattgacattttcttctttccacttGGAAACTCAAACTGAAAAGTTTTAAGAACAgttcctctctctgcttctggAAAACTTACAAAAGATGAAACTTTTTACCCTACCCTTTTGGAGCTGTAGGgtaaaaaatgcagattttgcaattagaaagaaaatttggTTTTATATGTCTGCATCAACTGCTCAGAATTTAACTTTGTAAGAAAAATCTCTCTCAAACATAGCCCTTAAAATGGAGTCCACATCTGACTTCACAACTAGGTTAGCACATGACTAGGAAACTGTCTCTTGTGGCTCCTTTGCCATTTCTTGTGAGCAGCTGGCCATCTGTTTCCATTCCCACTGCACACAGCTCTGTgagcaaacttttttctttccttaagcaGGACTTGCCTTTAAGTGTGGAGCTCGCAGTAGTCGTCTTAGCTCTTTGATCTCTCCGGACTGAGGGGCTTCACGCAGTAACTCTACCACCTGATAAATGTGAGAGAGAAAGCATGGAGACTGGTTCTGGAGGACAATTAATTTAGAAAGCTCTAAATTGAATTTAGAGAAATATGCTATGGTGAGAGTATTAAGCCCCCCATGTTGTATGACTCAAAGCCTATCCATATGGTTTGCTCTAGAATTGGGCAGTATGACCACAGCTGCACAACACTCAGCTAGGCTTAATTTAGTTTGGGCACAGTACCATGTGCTCtaaattagttttttttcctatgcctCAACCAATTTCATCACTAGTCTCAGTTTCTCCACTTAGTCATTAACTCTCCCACTAATTCAGAAAATTAAGAATTAATCAGCTATTatgattagaaaaaaacaaaacgctTTTCAAAATCCTCATGTGAGACTGCTTGGTTGTAGCCATAACACTGAACCACACCGttacatgagaagaaaaatatatgacCAGTGGTTAAAAAAATGATGTATTCATCACACTGGGCAGGGCTCATGCAGTCTAGTGATCACAGCTGTAAGCATTTCTCACGCTCCCCTCTCAACACAGTAACAGTTATCAAGTAGTTTTCCAAACGTGTGAGGAGAGAATATGTCAAGTTTATATAGTGCACTCAGACCTGAGACACAAAACAAATACCAGAACACACAGTGCAGCTAAGCTGACTAATTTGGTATGGGTAAGTAAAGCAATACACTATTATACAGAGTCTTACCTCACGAGTCAATGCACGCGCCTGCAGCGTGACAGGAGCTGGCCTTTTTCCGAGGTAGTGTTGGAGGCATTCATAAATCTATTGCATGCCATGATAGACAAGAACATGATCCGTTCACATCAttatatagatacatacataACACACAATGGACAATATTGTATTTCTAGGAAATTGTGAGTCCAACTAGAGCCAAAGAGCTTGCAATCTCAATCTTTAATGCCTAATGCATCTGGAATCAAGTCTATAATTCATTGTCATTCATATTATCATCCAGCTAGCCCATTATGCTGTAGTTTTGAATTTTCCAATAAGAAACGCTGATTACATAGGACAATAGCCTGATACCATCAATTCTCTGACTTGTTTCCTTCCCCTAGTCGCAGGCCTGATTAACAAAGTAAATTtaacttaaaacaaaataaattgctctATTTAAAATTGCTTTATGGACAGTCTTATCCACTgcaagcttttcttctttaaaatgtaaagatttaaaaaatccttgttagaggaaaagcagaaattgtACAGAATTTGTCTCATAGATACAATACTGCTCAAGAGAGAAACACCAGCTAAAACTCTGTTctataacaaaataaaatcttcaacTACACATCAGACCAGCGTgggcaaaaccaaaaaatataatttcacaaGCATCCATGCCAAATAGTGGGCTGCATAGCCATACAGAGATTTAAGAATAGAAAAGACAGCTGAGCGGTGCTGTGTTCAGCCTGTCTCCATCTCCCTGGCCTTAATAAGGACATGTAAAGTAGGAGAGCTTTAATGTCTAGGACGTTACGAaagataatactttttttttttctttaaagcaaaggTGGTTTTGTTCACCTTGACTGCTGACGTTAGGATTGAAATTAGGACTATCAGCACTTAGTGTAAATAAGCATTTATTGTCCTGATACGCCAAAAATAAAGTAGCTATCCCCCTACAGATTGTTCTCTAGGAAACCTTTGCCTGCACAGGTGAATATTACTTTACCTTTAAAAGTGCTTGCAGCCAGCGAGATCTGAGCAGGTCATATAACATGCCAACGCCATTGACATCTCTTTTACAGAGCAAACTCAGTTCTTGTAGCACTAGAGTCAGAACATGAGATACACCTGAgcccaagaaacagaaaagcgcAAGACATTTCAGTACAAACAGAAGACCAACCAAAGCCAAAGAGTGACCCAGGCCTCTGAAAAGCACCTTTCCTCAGTTTATACTTTGAAAAAATGCACCCATTTCCTGTCTGCTTTGCTTGTTTCCTGCAATCGACTCTGTTGCAGAAgagctttattttattatgttattaACCAGCAGGGTTAGGTAGCAACTTTCAACTGACCTGTGAGAAAAACACACAGGGAATCTCACACATATCAGTCTGGGTTCAAGCTCGTACCTCCTACTGAGAAGAGGTAAACATAAAAAGTTGCCTAGTTCATTTTATACGCTTTTCTTTTGGATGACCCACACAGTGGGAACCATCTCTTTTTCTCCACTCTTGAGAAATGCAGACATTTTGGAGAATATCACTATTGAAAATGCAAATTCCTGCCAAATGCATACCATTGTCACAGACACCCACAACACGTCCTAGGAAAGGGAAAGAACCGTTCTTACTATTAGAAGCAGCACTTGATCTGTTAGGAACAGTATTCTAACACAGTGGAAACCCGAAAAATCCAGTGTCTTTCTAAAATCTCAAGGAGGCAGAAACTGAGAGGTGACAAATAGATAAAATGTTACACAAAGTCAGGCCTAGATACAAACTGGAATTTTGTGAGTGCATGGAATTTAATTTTACCTCAGAAATGACAACAGATCATTCCTGGCATGTGGCAACTCTTCCCAAGAAATACAATGTTTATAACAGCACTAGTACAATACCATACCAAATGCTGGGAGTTGGATTCATTAAACTACATGGGTTCTTAAAAAGACCAT is a window of Larus michahellis chromosome 7, bLarMic1.1, whole genome shotgun sequence DNA encoding:
- the MPP4 gene encoding MAGUK p55 subfamily member 4, which codes for MEVPAVCSQDNGVSHVLTLVLQELSLLCKRDVNGVGMLYDLLRSRWLQALLKIYECLQHYLGKRPAPVTLQARALTREVVELLREAPQSGEIKELRRLLRAPHLKALLSAHDTVAQKDFEPTLPPLPDNIPENEEAMRIVCLVKNNQPLGATIKRHEITGDITVARVIHGGLADRSGLLYAGDKLVEVNGVPVEGLEPEQVINILALSQGTIMFKLIPVSDRPVSNQTTLYVRAMADYWPLQDPAIPCADAGLPFKKGEILQIVDQNDALWWQARKVSDLSACAGLIPSNHLLKRKQREFWWSQPFQPHLCLKSSMLSTVEEEDDMQIDEKCVETDEETFESEELKEEEEEFGEFGQRVFIAGFRRSMRLCRRKSRTNQQSCYARCPSSCYSTLAAPYEEVVRYQRHPADRNRLIILVGPAGVGVNELRRRLIASNPREFQSAVPHTTRVQKSYEMNGREYHYVSKETFENMVYSHKMLEYGEYKGYLYGTSIDAVRTVLDEGKICVIDLEPQGIQVARTHELKPYIIFIKPSSISCMRQTRKNARIITDYYVNMKFKEEDLQEMEDSAKKIEAQFGQFFDQVIVNDNLQEASAQLLSAVHRAQDEPQWVPAIWICSDTQP